The region CCGACCACGGGGGAATTTCTGGGCAACATGCCGCAGGGCCTGACTCATCTGGCGTTGATCAGCGCGGCCTGTGCGATCACCGAGGGGGCGATGGCACGGTGACGATCTGGGGGGCGCTCGCCGGCGGGTTCATCGGCACCCTGGTGCTGACCACGGCGTTGCGCGCGGCGAATGAGCTCAAACTGACCCGCATAGACCTCCCCTTCCTGCTCGGCACCTGCGTTACGGCCAACCGCTCCCGCGCGAAAGCCCTCGGCTACCTGGCGCACTTCGTCATCGGAGAACTGTTCGCCCTGGGCTACTACGGGCTGTTCGTGGCCCTGGGAACCAGTAGCTGGTGGTTGGGGGCAATTTTCGGTCTGGTTCATGGCATGTTCGCTGCCACCGCGCTGGTGAACATCCTGCTGCCGGCGGTGCACCCGCGGATGGGAACCAGCGTGACCAGCGCTCCCCACACCGCGCTGCTCGAACCGCCAGGGTTTCTCATGCTCAACTACGGGGTGGTGACACCGATCGTCGGCCTGCTGGGGCATATCGTCTACGGTGCCCTCGTCGGCGGATTCATTTCCTACACCACCTAGGGTCTGGGCCGGTATCCGTTGCCTTCCCGGCGGACGACGCCACCGGTTGGAGCCGGGAAATGGGTGCCGGCAGCAGCCGGCCCCCCCGGCTCCAGCTCGATGCCTTCCGCCGGCACATCGACGAGTTCGAGCAGTCCGCTGTCCCGGATGGGACACACCGAGTCGCGCAACATCTGTTCCCAGGCGGCGTCCTTGTCCACATTGGACCAGTGGTACCCCGCGGCAATTCGGCATCAGCATGGCGATGCCAGCACCGCCAGCGGCCGCACGGGCGCGCCGGTTGCGCCGACGATGCGCAGCGGCGCGCAGATGAAGAGAAATTCCGTCGCTCCGGTGGCCGAAAGCTGTTCGAGATTCATGACCTCGATGAGGTAGATGCCCTCCTCGCGCAGCAGGATGCGGTGCACGGGCAGCTGGGACAGGCCGCCGCTGGGCGTGATCTGTTCCAGGGCGATGGTGTCGGCACCGACCGCCCGGACCTGGCGGGCGGCCAGCCATTTCGCCCCGCTGGGGTCAAGGCCGGGCACCCCGCTTTCGCCGCCCACGTAAGCAGAGCGGGAATCCCACAGTTGGGGCCACCCGGTTCGGATCAGTGCGACATCGCCGGGCCGCGGTTCCAGACCGGTGCGCGTCAGGTCGGTCGCGGTCACCGGTTCGCCCGGCTCAAGGCGGGCGACGCCGCGTAGCCGCGCGATGTCGAACAGCACTCCCCGGCACACGATCGGCGGGACCTGGTCGATTCCGTTTACCCGGTAGCGGCCGTGCTCCACGGCGTCGGCCACGGGGACCTCCCCGTACATCAAGCCGTCCGTGGCGACGTGGCTGAAGGCATCCATGTGGGTGCCGACGTGCCCGCCCATGACGATCAGCTCGTGCGAGCCTGTCATGCCGTCGGCACGGACCACGTCGCCGTGGCGCTGCGCCAGGGCCAGCCGGAATCCCGGGTGGGTGGGTGAGGCGGGCATCCCTTCCTGCAGTGGCTGTGACAGGTCGATGATCTGCTGGTCGCCGTCGGCGAGCACGTCGAGTAGTCGCATCGCTAGCCGAGTTCCTTTGCGCGAGTTTCGGGGATCGAAACGGTGACCACGCTGGAGATCAGCATCAGCACCACCACGTATCCGGTGAAGGCGGAGCGGCCGAATTCCGCTCCCATCCACGATTGCAGATACGGTGCGGTGCCGCCGAACGCCGCGACCGCGATGGAATACGGCACCGCGAGTCCGATGGCGCGGATCCGGGTGGGGAACATCTCCGCGTACACGGCAGGCAGGATGGACACACCGGCCGAGATGAACACCGCGGCCAGCGCCATACCGGCGAAAAGTTGCCACGCACTGTCGCGCACGAGGAACTGGAGCGGAAAGACCAGTATCGCGCAGCCGAGGGTGGAGATGAACAACACCGGCTTGCGGCCGATCCGGTCGGACAACATGCCCCAGAGCGGCATGACAGCCATCATCACCACGGCGGCGGCGACTCCCGCCCAGAGCGCGGCGCTGGAGTCAATGTGCAGGGAGCTGATCGCGTAAGCCGGTGCCGCGACCACCCAGGAGTAGTAGACGACCGTGATGCCGACGGTCAGGCCGATCACGTGGATGGCCTGCTTGCGGTGCTTGACGATTTCCGGCCACAGCCGAACCTTGTCCGTCTGTTGCTCAACGGTGAAGGCATGTGACTCGTTCATCTTCCGTCGCATGTAGATGGCGACGAGACCGAATACGCCGCCGAGGATGAACGGTATGCGCCAGCCGAACGCCTGCATTTCCTGCTTGGACAGGGCGGTGGTCAGGATAACGCCGAGGAGCACGCCGACGGTGTTACCGAAAACGCTTGCGATGTAGATCAGGCTCGACCAGCGCCCGCGTCGTGCCGCGGGTGCCATCTCGGACAGGTAGGTCTGCGCCGACGGGAGCTCGCCACCCGTGGCGAGGCCCTGCACCACCCTGGCCGCCAGCAGAATCAGCGAGGCCCAGGCGCCGATCGCGGCGTAGGTGGGGGATACCCCCATGACGAAACTCGCCGCAGCGATCAAGGAGACGGTGGCGGACATGCTGGCCTTGCGGCCGATCCGGTCGGCCAGCCAGCCGAACACGAACCCACCGAGCGGCCGGGCGATGAACCCCACAGCGAAGATGGCGAGGCTCGACAGCAGCGCGGAGAAGGGGTCCTGCTGATCGAAGAACTGGGTGGCGAAGAACGGCACGAAGATGGCGTAGATGCCCCAGTCGTACCACTCCAGGGCATGGCCGAGGACGGTGCCGACGAGCATGTGGGTGTCGCGTTTCCGCACCGGCGTGGCGGGCGCTGGCGCAGCGGTATCAGTCATGGCTGGGCTCCGGTGAGATGCTGAGCCGACGGGTTGCCAGCTCGGTGAACAGGGCCGCGCCGTCGGCAAGGACCGAGTCGTCGAAGACGGCGCGTGGACTGTGGTTGAAAGCGACCTGGTCCGGCTCTGCGCCGCGGGGCATCGCGCCAAGTGCCAGGAAACAGCCGGGTACTTCCGCGAGCACGCGAGAGAAGTCCTCTGCTCCCGCGACCGGGTTCGCCATCGCGGAGTAACGTCGCTCGCCCAAGGATTCGCGGACGACCTCGCGGGCGAAATCGTGCTCGGCCTTGTCGTTCACGGTCACCGGCCGAGCGTCGGCGTAGTCGACGTCGACCTCGACATCGTGCGCGTCCGCGAGCCCCCGCACGAGTCGCACCGCCGACGCCCGGATCCGCTCCTTGACGGAGGCGGAGAACGTCCGGATGGTGGCCTCGAACCGCGCGGACTCGGGAATGATGTTGCTGCGAGTGCCCGCCTGGAACACGCCGACGGTGAGCACGACAGGGTCGAACACATCGAATTCGCGCGTGACCATCGTCTGCAGGGCGCTGATCATCTCGGCCGCCGCGATGATCGGGTCTCTGGTGAGATGCGGGGTGGATCCGTGCCCTCCTCCGCCGTGCACGGTGACCGTGAGGGACGCCGACCCGGCGAGCATCGGCCCGGGGCGGCTCTGAAACACACCGGCCGGGGAGAACGTGGAGAACACGTGCAGCCCGTAGGCGGCAGCGACCCGCCGACCGGAGGCGTCGAGCACGCCCTCATCGATCATGGCTCGTGCGCCTTCCCAGCCCTCCTCGCCGGGCTGGAACATGAAAACGACGTCGCCGGCGAGTTCGTCGCGACGATACGACAGCAGGTGGGCGGCGCCGACCAGCATCGCGGTGTGGAGATCGTGCCCGCATGCGTGCATGACGCCATCGACCGTAGAGGTGTAGTCGAGCCCCGTGGCCTCCTGCACGGGCAGGGCGTCCATGTCGGCGCGCAGGAGAACGCTGTGGTCTGACCGGGCGCCGCGCAGCACCGCCGTCACCGAGGTGCAGCTGTCGCCGGTGGTGATCTCCAGCGGCAGCCCGTCGAGAGCGACCAAAACGCGCTCCTGGGTGCGCGGCAGCCGCAGGCCGATCTCGGGCTCACGATGCAATGTTCTGCGTAGCTCGATGAGGTCTCCCGCCATCGCCCGCGCATCCACCACTGCCGACATTATGTGACCCTCCCGGTGCAGAATGTCCCCAGAGTGTGCATCTCCGGTACGGACTGAGCCGAAAATCGATTGATTCGTGCACTGATCTGACTTGTTATGTTGTTTTCGTGAAGGACCTCGATGAGCGTGACCTGGCGCTGTTACACGGGCTGCAGATCGCACCCCGGGCGAGCTGGGCGGAAGCCGCCAGGATCCTGGACTCGACGCCGGCCACCCTGGCGGGGCGTTGGGCGCGATTGCATACCGAGGGCCTCGCGTGGGTCACAGCTCATCCCGGTGGGGACTATCAGCGGATCGTGCTTGCGCTGGTGGAAGTCGACTGCCTGCCGGGAGCGCGGGCCGACGCGGTGCGCGCCGTGTGCGCCGATCCGCGGGCGGTCACGGTAGAGGAGTCCACGCGCGGCAGAGACCTGTTGCTGACGGTGATCACTCGGGATCTGGCCGAGCTCACGCGGTTCGTGCTCGACGATCTGCCCCGGCTACCGGGCGTCGAACGGCAACGCACGCACGTGGTCAGCGCCACGCATCGAGACGGCAGCTCCTGGCGGTTGGACGCGCTCAGCCCCCAGCAGCAGCGGGCGTTCGAGGCGGCGGCCCGGACGTTGCGACCAGTACCGGGAGTCAGCGCACAGGCCAACGCCCGGGCGCTAATCGGGGCGTTGGCCTACGACGGCCGGCAGGCGGCAGCCGATCTCGCCCGGCGCACCGGCCGCAACCCCGCCACGGTACGACGGCAACTGGGGCGCCTGCTGTCGAGCGGTCTGCTGTCCTTCCGCTGCGAAGTGGCGCAGTCGGTGTCCAACTGGCCGATCAGCAGCACCTGGATGGGCAGCGTCGCGCCAGCAGACCACCAGCGAACCGTCCAGGCGCTGGCGACGTTCCCGGAACTACGGCTCTGCGCCTCCACTACCGGGGATAGCAACATCGTCTTCACCTTCTGGACCCGCTCGCTACCCGATCTGCTCCGGCTGGAGGGTCTCATCGGGGAACGCATTCCGTGGCTGCGCGTCAAGGACAACGGCGTCAACCTGCGCACACCGAAACGCATGGGATGGATGCTGCACCCCGACGGCCGCGCCACCGGGGAGGTCATTCCTCCTGCGGCGCTGTGACTACCCGGGGGAGCGCGGCCAGGACAGGCGGCGCGGCCCCCCAGCCTTGCGCGCAGCACCTTCATCACCCGAATCATCAGCGCCCCGCTTACGGCCACCGCGTTCGCCTATCGAAGGTGTTTCGGCGAGAGCATGAACAGCAGTGTCCGCGTCAAAAGTCTCGCCCCATCCGATCTCATCATTCGTCGCCCTCCGGGGATCCAACAACGGCGCAGCGCTCGACGGAACAACCGACCACGGCTCCACACCGCCCAGCGGCTCAGCAGCCCACGCCAGCAAACTGCGCACCGATTCGCTAGCAAGCGGGTCAAACGTATCGTCCATCGGTGCAGCGTCCACGCCACTCGACCCGCCAACCCCGGCAGATTCCTCTCCGACCGGGGATCGTTCACCAGGCACATCCGCCCGCGCTGCCGACACGTCCTCTGCTGGCGCAGCATCCCCGGGCCCCGAGGCATCCAGGGCTGACCCACTGGCCTCCGCAGTCCTGAACTCCGCAAGCCGCGCCCTGCCCCACGACGAGCTCTTTCCGAACGCCCTCGCCAGCGATACACCGGTGTGGGGCTCGCCCGCGTCCCGAGCCCGCCGCACCTCCGCCCACACCGGCTCCAAGTTCTTCCTTGACTGCCGCGTCGTCACCCTTGCCGGACCGTTATCTCCCGTCCTGCCACGGAACTCCGCAAGCCGCCGATCACCCCACTTCCTGCCCTTGCCGAATTTCGCCCCCAATGTCGTACCGGTGTAGGACTCACCCGCGTCACGAGCCCGACCCAGCTCCGCCCACACCTGCTCCAACTCCGCACCCCGCTGCTGCTTCGCCGCATCCGGCGAAACGATAATCCCTTCCATAATCCGGAATTCCCTAATCCGGCGCTGACCCCAGGACGTGCCCCTTCCGAACTTGGCCGCCAAGGTCGCACCGGTGTGGGGCTCACCCGCGTCACGAGCCCGACGCCACTCCGCCAACTCGGCGTCCCAATCCTGCTGAGCCAACTGCGCCTGGGTCGTACCGCCCTCGCTCCTCCTGAACTCCGCAAGCCGCTGGCCGCCCCACGTCACGCTCTTTCCGAACTTGGCAGCCAAGGTCGCACCGGTGTGCGGCTCACCCGCGTCACGAGCCCGACGCAGCTCCACCCACACATCCTCTAGCCCCGCATCGTGCGGATCCTCGGCCGTAGCGCCCTCGCGCCTCCTGAACTCCGCCAGCCGCTGCCTACCCCACCAGCTACCCTTTCCGAACCTGGTAGCCAAGGTCGCACCGTTGTGGGGCTCACCCGCGTCACGAGCACGACGCACCTCCGCCCACACCTCTTCCAACCGCGCATCGTGCTGATCCTCGGTCGTAACGCCCTCGCGCCTCCTGAACTCCGCAAGCCGATCCCTAGCCCACCGCTTGCTCTTTCCTAACGCCTCCCCCAACGATCGGGCGGTGTGCGGCTGACCCGCGTCGCGAGCACGACGCAGCTCCGCCCACGCTTCCTCCCGGCCCACCCCTTCCGCCCGGAGCACAGGCCGACCGGACGCCCCCGCAGACTCGGTACCCTCGTCACTCGAACCATCCACACTCGACTGGGCACTCACTTGGGCCGCACTCGACTGGGCCGCAACCAGATCCGCGCCCGGCGTGCCTTTCGTCGCCGCGCCACCGGCTTGGCCGGAGAGTGTCGCATCCCGCTCGATACCCAACGACGGTCCGGCGCTCGACGGATCAACCGACCACGACCCCGCACCACCCGCCGAATCAGCCCATTCAAGCAAGGCGCGCTCCAGCGCGGATTCCGACAGATCAACCGTCGGCGGGCCACCCGCCGACTCGGCGGAACCCGACTGTCGGGCAGCCGCCGGTGAATCCGCCCCGGCTCCAGCGTGGACAGTCAGCGCGTTGCCCTCGGTACCGAGCTCGGCCGCCAGCTCCCGGGAATGCCGCAACGCCTCGTCGCGGCCAAACTCACGAATCCTCGCCGCAACCCGCCCCACCACCGCGTCCAAAGCCCCCTGACGCGCCAGCCTCACCACGTCATGCGTCCCTCGCACAATCGTCGCCGCAACCTCTCGCGAACCCGGCGACGCTACCGCCTCGACGACCTTCTCCACAGCGCTGGGCCCAACGACAGCCGGCTCAACAGCCAGCCCCGACAGCTCTGCCCGCACCCGCTCCAGCAAGTGCACCGCCTGCCCCACCCGCCTCCGCAAGGCCGCCACATCCACGCCAGCCGACTCGCCTCTCGCCAACCGCGCCGACCAGCCCTCAACCCGCGCGGTCCTCCACTCATCAGTCTCTGCGGTGAGCCCAAATTCCTTCAGAATTGGGACGTTCGCCTCCGGACCCACGGGCCTGCGCGCCGCACCCTCATCGGCAGAGTCATCCTCACGACCCCCGCTACCGCTCGCAGCCGCATCCATTCCTCCGACACCAGGATCATCAGCCGCCGCCGAACCGAAAGCCAGCTGACCCGCATCGTCCGCCCCCGCCCCCGGCCCATCACCCCACGACCATCCCGCGACCTCCAGCGAATCCAACGCAGACGCGACATCCAGATCAAGCGTCCACGTCATCGGAGTTTCCGCCGGCTCGGTGGCCGCGGGGTCCTCGGGCACCGAAACGTCCGCCTGGGGATCCGGCCCCGCCCCGGCACGGATGCCCAGCCCCGTCCCTTGCGTGCCAAGCCGGTCCGCCAACTTCCGGGAAAACCGGACCGCCTCAACACGCCCCACCCCATCAACCCGCGCCGCAACCAACGCCACGACATCATCCAACGACACACCCACATCGCCCCGCGCCAGCGCCACCACATCATGCGTACCCCGCACAATCCCCACAGCCACCTCACGCGGCCCACCCACCGACCGAGCCCGCTCAACCTCCCGACGAAAATCCAACTCCGCCCACTCCGCCACGACTAATGACTCAGAACCATGCTCCGACTCCGCAGCCACATCCGCAGACGGCCCAACCTCCGGCGGCACACCAATCCCAGAACTCGGTACCTCGCCGACGGATCTGTCAACCTCATCCCTGATCTCGCGAAGCCGCTCCCGGCCCCACGTCGCGCTCTTTCCGAACTTCTTCCCCAACGTCTCGCCGGTGTAGGGCTCACCGGCGTCACGAGCACGACGCGCCTCCGCCCGAGCCGCCTCCCGCTCCTCCGCCACAACTTCCTCCCGGGTCACATCACCCTCATCCTTGATCTCCGCAAGCCTCTCTTTGCCCCACGTCACGCCCTTTCCGAACTTCTTCCCCAACGTCTCGCCGGTGTAGGGCTCACCGGCGTCACGAGCACGACGCGCCTCCGCCCGAGCCGCCTCCCGCTCCTCCGCCACAACTTCCTCCCGGGTCACATCACCCTCATCCTTGATCTCCGCAAGCCTCTCTTTGCCCCACGTCACGCCCTTTCCGAACTTCTTCCCCAACGTCTCGCCGGTGTAGGGCTCACCGGCGTCACGAGCACGACGCGCCTCCGCCCGAGCCGCCTCCCGCTCCTCCGCCACAACCTCCTCCCGGGTCACATCACCCTCATCCTGGACCTCCTTAAGCCGGTTTCTAGCCCGCCTCGCGCTCTTTCCGAACTTCTTGCCCAAATCCGCGTCGGTGTAGGGCTTACCCGCGTCAGCACGACGGGCTTCCGCCCGCGCCGCCTCCTGGTCCCACTCAAACAATGCCCCACTGCCCGCACCACCCTCATCCTTGATTTCCGCAAGCCGGTACCTAGCCCATCTCTCGGTCTTTCCGAACTTGCTCCCCAACTCCGCACTGGTGTAGGGCTCGCCCGCGTCGCGAGCACGGCGCGCCTCCTCCCGCGCCGCCTCCCGCAACCGCTCCCCCTCCTGCGCAGACAACTCCTGCCGGGTCACACCACCCTCATCCCTGATTTCCTTAAGCCGGTTGCGGCCCCACTCCGAACTCTTTCCGAACCTCTTGCCCAACGCCACACTGGTGTAGGGCTCGCCCGCGTCACGAGCACGACGCGCCTCCACCCGCGCCTCCTCCCACAACCGCTCCGCCTCCCGCGCTGCCAACTCCTTCCTGGTCACACCACCCTCATCCGTGATCTCCGCAAGCCGTTTCCGTGCCCACACCGCGCTCTTTCCGAACTTCTCCGTCAACGTCTCGCCGATGTATGGCTCACCGGCGTCACGAGCACGACGCTCATCCACCCGCACCCACTCCCGCTCGTCCCCCACAGGGGGCACTCCCTCCTCTTCCCTGATTTCCTTAAGCCGCGTGCGACCCCACTTCGTGCTCTTTCCGAACTTCTCCGCCAACGTCTCGCCGG is a window of Saccharopolyspora phatthalungensis DNA encoding:
- a CDS encoding M20 metallopeptidase family protein, with the translated sequence MSAVVDARAMAGDLIELRRTLHREPEIGLRLPRTQERVLVALDGLPLEITTGDSCTSVTAVLRGARSDHSVLLRADMDALPVQEATGLDYTSTVDGVMHACGHDLHTAMLVGAAHLLSYRRDELAGDVVFMFQPGEEGWEGARAMIDEGVLDASGRRVAAAYGLHVFSTFSPAGVFQSRPGPMLAGSASLTVTVHGGGGHGSTPHLTRDPIIAAAEMISALQTMVTREFDVFDPVVLTVGVFQAGTRSNIIPESARFEATIRTFSASVKERIRASAVRLVRGLADAHDVEVDVDYADARPVTVNDKAEHDFAREVVRESLGERRYSAMANPVAGAEDFSRVLAEVPGCFLALGAMPRGAEPDQVAFNHSPRAVFDDSVLADGAALFTELATRRLSISPEPSHD
- a CDS encoding MFS transporter encodes the protein MTDTAAPAPATPVRKRDTHMLVGTVLGHALEWYDWGIYAIFVPFFATQFFDQQDPFSALLSSLAIFAVGFIARPLGGFVFGWLADRIGRKASMSATVSLIAAASFVMGVSPTYAAIGAWASLILLAARVVQGLATGGELPSAQTYLSEMAPAARRGRWSSLIYIASVFGNTVGVLLGVILTTALSKQEMQAFGWRIPFILGGVFGLVAIYMRRKMNESHAFTVEQQTDKVRLWPEIVKHRKQAIHVIGLTVGITVVYYSWVVAAPAYAISSLHIDSSAALWAGVAAAVVMMAVMPLWGMLSDRIGRKPVLFISTLGCAILVFPLQFLVRDSAWQLFAGMALAAVFISAGVSILPAVYAEMFPTRIRAIGLAVPYSIAVAAFGGTAPYLQSWMGAEFGRSAFTGYVVVLMLISSVVTVSIPETRAKELG
- a CDS encoding Lrp/AsnC ligand binding domain-containing protein, with translation MKDLDERDLALLHGLQIAPRASWAEAARILDSTPATLAGRWARLHTEGLAWVTAHPGGDYQRIVLALVEVDCLPGARADAVRAVCADPRAVTVEESTRGRDLLLTVITRDLAELTRFVLDDLPRLPGVERQRTHVVSATHRDGSSWRLDALSPQQQRAFEAAARTLRPVPGVSAQANARALIGALAYDGRQAAADLARRTGRNPATVRRQLGRLLSSGLLSFRCEVAQSVSNWPISSTWMGSVAPADHQRTVQALATFPELRLCASTTGDSNIVFTFWTRSLPDLLRLEGLIGERIPWLRVKDNGVNLRTPKRMGWMLHPDGRATGEVIPPAAL
- a CDS encoding cyclase family protein, producing MRLLDVLADGDQQIIDLSQPLQEGMPASPTHPGFRLALAQRHGDVVRADGMTGSHELIVMGGHVGTHMDAFSHVATDGLMYGEVPVADAVEHGRYRVNGIDQVPPIVCRGVLFDIARLRGVARLEPGEPVTATDLTRTGLEPRPGDVALIRTGWPQLWDSRSAYVGGESGVPGLDPSGAKWLAARQVRAVGADTIALEQITPSGGLSQLPVHRILLREEGIYLIEVMNLEQLSATGATEFLFICAPLRIVGATGAPVRPLAVLASPC